The Prionailurus bengalensis isolate Pbe53 chromosome C2, Fcat_Pben_1.1_paternal_pri, whole genome shotgun sequence DNA segment TTTCAATAAGTACCTATATTGATCTATTAAGTTCTCCCAAGattgtatttataaattatctCTCTTATCCTCACCTCCTTAGAATTTTACAGATATCCAAAAATGATTGAGATTGAACAGGCAGAGGCCCAGCTCTCTGAGCTAGACCTGCTCGCCAGTATGTTCCCCGGTGAAAACGAGCTCATAGTGAATGACCAGCTGGCTTTAGCAGAAGTGAAAGATTGTATTGAAAAGAAGACAATGGATGGACGATCTTCAAAAGTTTACTTTACTATCAATATGAACCTGGACATATCTGAGGAAGAAATGGTAATTCAGTTTGCTTTTGGAAGAACTAAAATATATCAAGACTTAAAACAGCTCTTAGGacatgttcttccttttttatcaGGTGATGTTTTCTCTGGCCTGTATTCTTCCCTTTAAATACCCTGAAGTTCTGCCTGAAATTACTGTCAGGTATGTTACAGAAATTGGCCAACATTAGACTTCAaatttatctgaaaatgaaagcaattctTAAGTTTGTTTTATGTTGCAAGAAAATTGATTTAGTTTTTGTATTCCATATCTTTTCCATCAGATCAGTATCACTAAGTAGATCTCAGCAGACTCAGCTGAACACAGATCTAACTGCATACCTGCAAAAGAACTGTCTCGGAGATGTCTGTATATTGAATGCCACAGAGTGGGTTAGAGACCATGCTTCTGGCTATATCAGCAGAGACACCACACCTTGCCCTCCTCCAGGAAGTACAGTCCAGCCAGTTGATCTCATTCTCACAAGACTGTGGATCTATAGCCATCACATCTacaataaatgcaaaagaaagaatattctagaGTGGGCAAAGGAGCTTTCCCTCTCTGGATTTAGCATGCCTGGGAAACCTGGTGTTGTTTGTGTGGAAGGCCCACAAAGTgcctgtgaagaattctggtcaAGGTTTGCTTTCACAAATTTTGTATGCTGGGTCAATAATTTTAGTAGTAAACAGGATACTAGAGATGTGGGAATTAGTATATCCCTGGGATTGTACCTTACGGGGATTCAGTCTCAAGTCAGTGGATAAGACAGAATTTACACATGGTTGGCATCACCCCCCTTCCCTGACACAGTGCACATAGGAGATGTTCTATAAATAACTGTTGAATTGAGCCGCTGCCCAATATGCTAtgatcccctccagttccattgaTCTGATTCTTCTTACTGATGTGACAAACTGTGCATACCTATGAAACAAAGGGATTTCTAATCTTCTCATTTCTGTACTGACTTCCTAAATGAATTTCTAAGACGTCCTCTTGAGAATCTGAGAGCAGTTTCCACATTTCTAAAATGTTGATATGAGGCGGTAGCAATAAATGAGTTTGGGGATAGGATGGTGACCAGCATCATATTTGATTAAAACAAATCCCTGTGAGATAAAAGTAGGTTTCTTTACTTCCAGGAAGAGGCATTGCTAAGTCTGTTATATAACTTGTATTTTCAGTGCTCTAGAAGGCAAAACAAATTCTCAGTATTTCTACTTTGAAACTTTCTTTTCAGACTCAGAAAATTAAACTGGAAGAGAATTTTAATTCGCCATCGAGAAGACATTCCTTTTGATGgtgcaaatgacaaaattgaaagagaaagaaaattttcatgttttgaagaaaaagtatTCAGCGTGAATGGAGCCCGAGGAAACCATATGGATTTCGGTCAGctgtatcagtttttaaattccaaaggTTGTGCAGATGTTTTCCAGATGTTCTTTGGTGTGGAAGGACAATGACTGGGCAGAGGAGTAGTTGAAAGTATTTTGTCACTGTTGGCCTTTCGACTTTTCCCCCCACTGTCTCTTGAAAGATGAAGTAATTCTTTTTTAGCCCCCTTCCAGAatgttaggggggaaaaaagagggaaaaaaggtaGTATAGCTGAAATGTATCTGTTAAAAAGACGTCATAACTGAAAGGAGAACTGTTTTAAGTATAATCTTAAAATCGTTGATAGAAAGTTCTTGACATAGAAATTAcccattttgaaagagaaattaatcacaccagagggagaggcaggtcCAGCTTGCCATCTGCTCCCACCTGtccccccagccctgcttccACTAAGAACCTGGAAAAGCTAGATGTTCACTCTCCCAGCCTCTCTTCCGCTAGGGGTGGTCTCAACACACGGCTTTGGGTGGGGGACTACTGGGGAAACTTCTGCTCTCCTGGTCAAAAGCGCAGATGCAGCGAGGGcacctcttcttccccttcctgccaCAGACACTACAGAAAAGGCTGAAGCTGCAGTAGGGCAGGAAGGGCCAAGAAAACCACAGAGATGCCCGTCCCCACGTTGTTGAGCTGCCGATCCAACACCAGCCCCTGCCTATCTCTAGACAGCTTGTTATGAAATAAAACCAGTTTCGTTTCATTTTCTGTGCCTGTTACTAGCAGCTGAAAGCCAGATTGCCAAGTAGACTTTTCCCAAAGTCTTAGTTTTGCATCTACCCAGCCATTTGATACACAAACAGGTGGAAGTTTTTCTTGAACAGAGTTGGCAGTTCCTCTCTATTTTGGTATACTTCCCTTGTCCCTGTCCCTGGGCTCGCCTCACAGAAGGCTGAGGCACCAGAGCTCAAACTTTTTAACAGATTTCAACAACTCATCAGATTGGTAATTTACAAAATTTGGTCTTGGCAAACTGGATCAACACATTTTTCATACTGGAAATGGCTTTCTATAAATTTAGTTTCAGCAATTTACCTAGAGTCAAATAAACACACTACCTGGTTTTTGTGGCCCTCCATAAGTCAGTTCccaaaatacttatttaatactTACTAGCTGCCAGCACTCCAGTCAGTACCATGCAATGAGTATTCCTTGAAGATTCAAACTTGGTTAGAGGAATgggtgggggcgggcgggggcagACACAATACATTATTTATCTTAGTAAAAAGTTGGAGGCAACCTATGTGCCCACCACTAAGTGAATCAGTAAGTGTAATATGATACATATGATGCAATACTATGTAGAATTCAGAAGGAATAAAGTAGAACTAATAAGGCAATgtgagtagatcttaaatataAAGGTGGTTAAACACCATTCTGTAAAAGGAAGGGAGGTATATGCAAAATGACCTCCAAAAACCAAGGCCCTAAGACTGAAAAGGCCAATGAGTCCAGCTTGACAAGAAATGGTTTATTAGGGGGACTTAAGGACAGAAGGGACAGAAGCGTGTCTTGGATGGCCACAACATGAGTACATCTCCACAAGTCCATCTTTCCTAGGACCTACTTTTTTAcagccctggaggctgggagtaTATGCTGCAGGACCACTCAGGAGGAAATACCTGAGAACAGTTGTATCTCCAGAGGACATCAAAGATGTTATGCCCCAAGGATCTACCTAAGGGTGTAGTTAGATCAAGAGAAAGAATGGGGAAAGGTGGCCTGTGCTCAAGAAGGCTTCAAGTCACAGAGTGGTCATCATGGCAGATTTGTCCAAGATGTCTTAGTCTGcttcacacaaacacaaataagaATCAGAAAGGTATTTATAGCACAGGGCCTATATTGGATGAACACTTATGCACCTCTCCAGATTCCACCCCTACTGCCCATTGTTGTGTCAGTTGCCCTGTAAATACCAATCCTTCCTTTGCTGTCACAACAGTCAGATGGACCAGCTGTTCATGTAGAGTGAGTCCTCCAGTCACTTCCAGATGTGAATGAAAAAGCCTATAGAGCAAAGGATCTGACATCCCTAGAAGCCTTCAAAGGGGCCAGATGATGCAGTTACTTTTAGCAGGACCAAAATGCTGAAACTTTTTCAGTCTTtgtacattattttaatttacataccacatTTCTAGGTACAGATAATCTCAAGTGTAACATACAAACAATGAAATGAAGTAGCTTTGTAAGTTCTCTTCCTTGAGACCTTCTGTCAAATTTAGACATCAGATTATTAAGACATAgcaagagggatgcctgggtggctcagtcagttaagcagcccacttcagctcaggtcatgatcttgcggtttgtgagttcaagccccacatagggctctgtgctgacagctcagagcctggagcctgcttcagattctgtctccctctctctcttcccctcccccacttgcacacgtgctctctctctctcaaaaatattacagaatttttttaagtaaaaaatgttaGAGGCATAAGAAACATGGCTTCCTTAGACTATTACCAATAATTACATACTTGATATATAAACATCCTTAATAGGAAAAATTGCTTGTACATTTATTCCACAATGACAATCTATCACTGTATTAATTTGATATATATCTTGAACCGGACATAATCTACAAAGAAATAACGTCAAATTCTGAAAAGAAACTATTAGTACCAAATCAAACTAAGGTTAAAAGTTCAAAggattattagaaaataaaagtgtggGCAGGAAACATTGTCCACATGTCCACTTTTACTTGTAAAAGTAATTCCTGTACAAAGAattcttaagtaatttttttaaaaaattgtgaattGTAAAATTAATCCCGTCAATCCTAGTTTAATTTGCACTAACAAAGTCAAAGTCACTGTTGTCATCTGCACATTAATTTGATAAACTGCATTTTAACACAAAACTGCATCTGCTGCTGTGCAGAACTGATGACCACTTTTAGCACTAATATAAAAACTTCCAGACCTTTTTTTATGAAAGCTGTAGAGTAGGATATGAGAGAAACCCAAAAATATGTCATTCGTGAAACTCCATAAAGACTGTAAGGCAGCTAAGAGTTTATGGCATTTCAGGACTGATGAGTGTTGCTTCCTAGGCACCCACCCCCTGCAACAGCGATTACAACTATTTAGAACCAGCTGAGCCCATAAAAATTCTGCAAAGGGACACAATAAGCCTTCCGCGCGCGTAAGCACAATTTGGCAACCTGCTCCCggcaggatgggggagggagggaggcacgtCTTTTGCCATCCCCACCAAATATCAAACATCAAAGTCGTAACACTTCGAGGAGCACGGAAGGCGAGCGACTGGCTACCTGCCGACACCCAGATCCCCAGAGGGCTTCAAATGCTCCGGGGCTTTGACCGACTCCGTGGCCTTCCACTGACCCTGCACCTGGAGCGCGCGGCTCACCTGGAGCGCGGCTGGGACGGACCTAACGACGCTTCGCGCAGGCGCCCCACCCTTTTACCGACTTGCCTGGAAACTGCTGGCCCGGTGTCGGGGACCTTAGTGAGTGTGGGAGCCCGTGGGGCCGGTCGCGGAACCTCAGCTACCAGCGCTGCCTTGCGGCTGTGGGCGGAGGCTTTGGACCCAGGGCTGTAGTCCTAAACTGCGGGCTCACTCTTCTGGGGATCTCGCAGCCAGACGGGGGCGGCCGTGCTGCCAGATGGGGTGCTGTTGTtattgtcgttgttgttgttgttttgtttttagcacttAACTATCTTTGGGAAAAGAGGTATCGGTCTGCATTCTTCTTCTGGGTTTCTCCAGGTTGCCGCAGCCGGGAGAATTGGTGGAACGATGCTCTCTGGGATCCGGGCCGTGTGCAGTCGAGGTCCACCATGTCTCCAGATTTTAACCAGGGAATTACCTAAAGGGAGGTTTAAtccacctccagcccctcaccCTACCCCCCACATTTGGCTGTTTGGATTTTGTAAATCTCTTCTgtcttgctccccacccccatataTAAATGCGtatgtaatacatttttattagaaaagatGATCATTATAGGAAATGTAGAGATAACTGGATATAAAACCCGCCCTAAGGGGCGCTTGAGCGGCTCAGCCAGTTGAACCTCAAACCattatttctgctcaggtcgtgatcccagggtcgtgggatcaagcccttccttgggctctgaactgagagtggagcctgcttgggattgtctctcaccctcacactctgcccctctcccccactggcacatgcctgcattccatctctctctctctctctctctctctctctctctctctctctctctcaaaataaataaaacccacccTAAGTCTGCCCCCAAGAAGACaacattttctattatatatatatatatatatatacatatatatatatatgtatatatatattttttaacttatgtgtatatgtagtgtatatatatatatatatatatatatttttttttttagcttatttagtttttgagagagagagagcgcgagcagggcaggggcagggagggagagagaaagaatcccaagctggctctgcactgttagcattgaacctgatgcagggcccaacgGCACCAATGCTGAGATAATGACCCCAACTGAAATCAAGtaggactcttaactgactgagccacccaggcacccatgtgttactttcttttttaagcagtTAAATTATACTGCACATACTGTTTTGTATTGCCTTCTTTCATTAAACAATagattttggggcatctgggtggctcagtggttaagcatccggcttcagatcaggtcatgatctcctggttcgtgggttcgagtccagcgtctggctctgttctggcagcttggagcctggaacctgcttcagatcctgtgtctccctctctctctctctctgcccctccccagctcatactcgctcgcgctctctctctctcaaaaataaatgaaacttaaaaaaataataattaaaaaatagattttagatGTCCCAATGACATAGATTTTTCAACAACATTGTCAAAGAGAATTGTATTGCTGAGTGTACTGCAATTCAGCAGTTCACTGTTATGTTATGAGGTCTTAaccttttttggtttttgttttatttttgttttccaatcaACAAAGGTATGGGCATCTATTTTCTCTTCGCCTTAGATTTCCAAAAGTGGAAATTCACTCTTAAGCCTTGGATTTGTCTTGTTAAATTGTACTTGTGAAAgattaacaaatgaaaattgcAATTGTTCtgaattttcctttcctctagaTTTTTGTCAacactgattattattattttatcaattttatagatgaaaaatctgcattttatgttattttcatttaactcAGGGTGGGTCAATTATATATCTTTTGCAGTAAATGCCTGTTTAtgtgttacttatttttacttaactGGGCAGCCTTAAAATACTtatttgtaagaatttttttaacagtaAGCATATTAGCCCCCAGTTAAAGTTGCAGATTTCCTCATTTGTCTACTTGTGTTTTctgacataggaaaaaaaaacactttttaatttaatgtatttaaatccATCAATagttttctttatggttttctttctttgggttATCAACTGAGAAGGCTTTCTGTTGCTTCAAAACCTTGGGAGCTTTCCAGATGTAAACTCCCACTGGGGGGGCAGCgagggaaggaagagacaggCCACTCTAGGGTAGTAGGTGGTACCTGgtttttgttcgttttgtttgttttatgggaGAATCATAGGGCATTtgtctcacagtcatgagattgaatCTCCGgtcaggcttgggattctctctgtctctgtctctgtctctgtctctctctcaaaatatataaataaacctattttttaaaaaatgcttatctGGCTTTGTGCCTTTCCAAGGACTCTTTACAGCAATCCTTTTGATGGATATAGTATATAGATGTAGTATTATCTCACTTCACAGGTGATAAAACTGAGGATCAGTGAAGTTAAGTAAGATGTACAAATTTGCACCGTTAGTAAGTAGAAGAGCTGGGCTAGAAAGTCAGCATGAACCCAGAACTTGTCTTttcccattatttcatttttcaggcCAGAAAGAGATATCTTTCCAATTATATTTTATGCTCCTCAGTACATTTTcatggttcccccccccccacgtaggaaatacacattttattattttattcttgtttttttccattatattttccattattattagtCAAATCAATACCTGTACTAGTACTGGATATTTATTTGAGATCTGACTGCATTTGTAAAGTGTTTTTTGAGtacttcttttattaatattcttgtgtttttcaaataGACAGACATAATTTGCCAACAATCCTCCAGTGGcgtattttccaatatttatactacttatttgtttttgatatatttttgtggTAGTTGGAACTACAGAATCAACAATCAAGTAATTGAGTGCTGTTTGTTTCCCCTAAGTTTATGttaatacttattatttattcGATAACTGTTTACCCACTCTGGAATGGATAAAAGTGGACCCAGTCCTCATCAAGTTTGTATTCTGGTTTGAGAGTAAGGCATTTGACAACTATTGAGACtactatttctttccatttgataaGTAGAGCAATCCATGAGAATGCATACAACAGAACCTGACCCGGCTGAACTTAGGAAGAGTGGGGGGTTTTGGACAGAGGGAGTGGCAAAGAAACTTTCACCCCAAAAGAGTAGCCTTAGTGAAGACCCTGAAGATGGAAAGTCTGTGACATGCCTAAGAGATGAAGTAGGCTAGTGGGGCTTGTGATTGACAAGTACTGAACAGAGTGGCGTGACAAGTTggaggggtgggctggggccaTGTAATGCATGATCTTATaggccatttttatttaaaaaaaaatccttctagcTGCAGCATGCATCCTAGGTTGAAGAGGGAAAATGCACGTTTATAAACCTGCTAGGAGACTATTGCCAAGGAATGATTCTTGGCTTAGACAGTAGAGATGGTGATGGAGTTTGAAATGCAGAAACATTTGGGAGGTATTTAGGAGGTTAAGTTGTTAGGATGCTGAGGGGTTATTGAacagagggaaaagggagagaggaatagGAAGGTTTATTCCAAAAGTGTAGTTTGTGAAAGTGAATTTACTGTGGTGCATGTTACCAAGATAAACAATACAAGACACCCAAGTTTGGGGATAAAATAATTCCACTTTGGGGAGCTTGAATTTGAGTGTCCAAAAGACTTCAAATTAagccctttttattttaattctttaaaattttttttaaacatttacttttggggcgggaggggcagaaagagggagacagaggatccaaagcaggctccaccttgtgagcacagagcccaatttgaggcttgaacccatgaaccatgagattatgatctgagctaaaatcaatagccacccaggcaccccttaaaatgttttctactgtttatttttgagagagagcacccatgacctgaaccgacgttggttgctcaaccgactgagccacccaggtgcctaagCCTTCCAATAGAAATTGCATCTGTAGGTCTGGACTGGATATAAATTTGGGAGAAAAGTTGTGAATATGGATGGAATTTCTTAAGCAGAGACCAAGAGTGAAGAGAGCAAATGGCCTGAATGGAATCCTGAGGGACTCCAATATTCAATATTTGAAAGCTCCGTAGAGGCAAATGAGTCATCAAAGGAAACCAAGGAAAGGAAGATTATGAGAAAAAGTCTGAAAGTACGGTATCAGTAACCTAGAGAGTATTTTATAGATACACTCAAATTTCTCCTCCTACCCCTTACTCCACTGGACTtgttgaagcaaatcccagacatcataaCTTTTTATCTGTACGTTCCGATGTGTGTCTCTATaaagatataaacattaaaaaacattttaaatatatctttatagAGACACACATCGGAACGTACAGATAAAAAGttatgatgtctgggatttgcttcaacaAGTCCAGTGGAGTAAGGGGTAGGAGGAGAAATTTGAGTGTATCTATAAAATACTCTCTAgagtattgagagagagagcatggctgggggttgggggccagagagagagggaaacacagaatccgaaacaggctccaggctctcagctgtcatcTCAGAGTCCAActgggggttcaaactcatgaaccgtgagatcatgacctaaaccaaagtcggatgcttaacctactgagacacaaaggcacccctctatttttaagtttttgaggaacctgcatactgttttccagagggctACACCAGTTTATAGTCCCAtccagtgcaaaagggttcccctttctccacatcctggctaacatctgttgttgcctgagttgttaattttagccaatctgaccggtgtgagggtgtacctcattgtggttttgatttgtatttccctgatgatgagtgatgttgagcatctttttatgtgtctgttaaccatctggatgtcttctttgggaaagtgtctattcgtgtcctcagcccatttcttcactagattatttgttttttgggtgttgagtttgataagttctttatagattttgggtactaactttatctgatatgtcatttgcaaataccttctcccattctgtcagttgtcttttagttttgctgattgtttccttctctgtgcagaagttttttattttgatgatgtctcaatagttcatttttgcttttatttcccttgcctctggagggAAATACCTGGTAAGAAGTtgttgcggctgaggtcaaagacattgttgcctattttctcctctaagattttgatggcttcctgtcttacatttaggtctttcatccattttgagtttatttttgtgtatggggtaagaaagtggtccaggttcattcttctgcatgtcactgtccggttttcccagcaccacttgctgaaaagactgtctttattccattggatattcggtcctgctttgtcaaagattagttggccatatgcttgtgagtccatttctgggttctctgttctgtacCATTaacctatgtgtctgttcttgtgccagtaccatactgtcttgatgattacagctctgtaatagagcttgaagtctggaattttgaggcctccagcttcggttttctttttcgggattgctttggctatttgtggtcttttctggctccatataCATGTTAGGAGTGTATGTTcctgctctgtgaagaatgctgatgttattttgttgggattgctttgaatatgtagattgctttgggtagtattgacattttagctatatttgttcttccaatccatgagcatggaatgtttttccattttttcatgacttcttcaatttctttcataagctttctatagctttcaatgtatagattcttcatctctttggttagttttattcctaggtattttatggcttttgatgcaattgtaaatgggatcgattccttcatttctcttcctgctacttcgttattggtgtatagaaatgcaacctatttctgtacattgattttatatcctatgactttgttgaattcatggatcagttctagaagttttttggtggagtctttgggttttccacatagagtatcatgtcatccacaaagagtgaaagtttgacttcctcttttccaatttggatgccttttatttctttgtgctgtctgattgcttaggctagaacttccaacactaggttgaataacagtggtgagagtggaacaTCCTTGTTGTTTTCCTCACCTTagggagaaaagctctcagtttttctccatggAGGATGATGTTGgcagtgggtctt contains these protein-coding regions:
- the RWDD2B gene encoding RWD domain-containing protein 2B — encoded protein: MIEIEQAEAQLSELDLLASMFPGENELIVNDQLALAEVKDCIEKKTMDGRSSKVYFTINMNLDISEEEMVMFSLACILPFKYPEVLPEITVRSVSLSRSQQTQLNTDLTAYLQKNCLGDVCILNATEWVRDHASGYISRDTTPCPPPGSTVQPVDLILTRLWIYSHHIYNKCKRKNILEWAKELSLSGFSMPGKPGVVCVEGPQSACEEFWSRLRKLNWKRILIRHREDIPFDGANDKIERERKFSCFEEKVFSVNGARGNHMDFGQLYQFLNSKGCADVFQMFFGVEGQ